In Natrinema amylolyticum, the following are encoded in one genomic region:
- a CDS encoding MBL fold metallo-hydrolase, protein MRVTLLGTGDTTGTPTVGCDCDTCTAARERGVERTRFSVHIENERTGESLLIDFSPDFRYQFLRDEVPLPDAAVITHIHFDHLDGLGNVFRVLDDLEVYAADETDPETGESVAETIRDDYHYLDPVTVVPTTPLETVRICGLDVTLVPVEHPPLVCYGLAVEDPETGAKLSITGDTSYDIPDESRAVLADADLLLADAIVPASLADYHPIGGRHEEPDGVPWTFGTKHMTREGALALAEELNADRTRLVHLAHFYPADEAFEEPLAIDGEQYVL, encoded by the coding sequence ATGCGGGTGACCCTGCTCGGAACCGGCGACACGACGGGGACGCCGACCGTCGGCTGCGACTGTGACACCTGTACCGCAGCGCGCGAGCGCGGGGTCGAGCGCACGCGGTTCTCAGTCCACATCGAAAACGAACGGACCGGCGAGTCACTGTTGATCGACTTCAGCCCCGACTTCCGCTATCAGTTCCTCCGCGACGAGGTCCCGCTGCCAGACGCCGCCGTCATCACGCACATCCACTTCGACCACCTCGACGGGCTGGGCAACGTCTTCCGCGTGCTGGACGACCTCGAGGTATATGCGGCCGACGAGACTGACCCTGAGACGGGCGAGAGCGTCGCCGAGACGATTCGAGACGACTATCACTACCTCGATCCCGTCACCGTGGTGCCGACGACGCCGCTCGAGACGGTCCGGATCTGCGGGCTCGACGTGACGCTGGTGCCGGTCGAGCACCCGCCGCTGGTCTGTTACGGACTCGCCGTCGAGGATCCCGAGACGGGCGCGAAGCTGTCGATCACGGGCGATACGAGCTACGATATCCCCGACGAGTCCCGCGCCGTACTCGCCGACGCAGACCTCCTGCTGGCCGACGCGATCGTCCCGGCGAGCCTCGCCGACTATCACCCGATCGGCGGCCGCCACGAGGAGCCCGACGGCGTCCCGTGGACCTTCGGGACGAAGCACATGACGCGAGAGGGGGCGCTCGCGCTGGCCGAGGAACTAAACGCCGATCGGACGCGGCTGGTCCACCTCGCGCACTTCTACCCCGCGGACGAGGCGTTCGAGGAGCCGCTGGCGATCGACGGCGAACAGTACGTGCTGTGA
- a CDS encoding DUF2237 family protein yields the protein MPDDRNVYGTELEPCCTDPMTGFLRDGCCRRVESDRGRHELCAVMSEEFLRFSRARGNDLTTPKPEFEFPGLEPGDRWCLCLARWLEAEEADCAPPVVLEATHEAVLRDVDPDLLREHEYDDGGAGDPETV from the coding sequence ATGCCTGACGACCGGAACGTGTACGGCACTGAACTCGAGCCCTGCTGTACCGACCCGATGACGGGATTCCTGCGGGACGGGTGCTGTCGCCGGGTCGAGTCCGATCGGGGCCGACACGAACTCTGTGCCGTGATGTCCGAGGAGTTTCTCCGCTTCAGCCGCGCGCGAGGCAACGATCTCACGACGCCGAAGCCGGAGTTCGAGTTCCCGGGGCTCGAGCCCGGCGATCGGTGGTGTCTCTGTCTCGCCAGATGGCTCGAGGCCGAGGAGGCCGATTGCGCACCGCCGGTCGTGCTCGAGGCGACCCACGAAGCGGTCCTGCGCGACGTCGATCCGGACCTGCTTCGCGAACACGAGTACGACGACGGCGGCGCGGGCGATCCCGAGACGGTGTAG
- a CDS encoding SDR family oxidoreductase: MSTTPNLKSLEEQVIVITGASSGIGLTTARMAADRGARVVLAARSEDALREATEEIRADGGEAEYVVADVSDRDDVREIAETTAESYGGFDTWVNGAAVSIYGTLTDVPVEDMREQFEINVWGLLYGSLEAAERLKERDEGGAIVNIGSIVSDRAIILQGSYSASKHAVKGFTDTLRMELEREGAPVSVTLVKPSATDTPFAEHAKNHMDAEASLPAPVYAPETVARTILDVAEDPQREITVGAGGENMVVLGRTLSSAMDTLMETVFYDQQRKDRPPSDRNGLDEPTRDLEERGSYEGHVAESSLYTRFRQGRVPTAVAGGLAATALYAGYRAIRGR, encoded by the coding sequence ATGAGTACGACTCCGAATCTGAAATCCCTCGAGGAACAGGTGATCGTGATCACCGGCGCGTCGTCGGGGATCGGTCTGACGACTGCGCGGATGGCCGCCGACCGCGGAGCGCGGGTCGTCCTCGCCGCCCGCAGCGAGGACGCGTTGCGGGAGGCGACCGAGGAGATCAGGGCCGACGGCGGCGAGGCCGAGTACGTCGTCGCCGACGTGAGCGATCGGGACGACGTCCGCGAGATCGCCGAGACGACCGCGGAGAGCTACGGCGGCTTCGACACGTGGGTCAACGGCGCGGCCGTCTCGATCTATGGGACGCTGACGGACGTCCCCGTCGAAGACATGCGCGAGCAGTTCGAGATCAACGTCTGGGGACTGCTGTACGGCTCGCTCGAGGCCGCCGAACGCCTGAAAGAGCGGGACGAGGGCGGCGCGATCGTCAATATCGGGAGCATCGTCTCCGACCGTGCCATCATCCTGCAGGGCAGCTATTCGGCGTCCAAACACGCCGTCAAGGGCTTTACCGACACCCTGCGGATGGAACTGGAACGGGAGGGTGCGCCCGTCTCCGTGACGCTCGTCAAACCGAGCGCGACCGACACGCCGTTCGCGGAGCACGCGAAGAATCACATGGACGCGGAAGCGTCGCTTCCGGCACCCGTCTACGCGCCGGAGACAGTCGCGCGGACGATTCTCGACGTTGCGGAAGACCCCCAGCGCGAGATTACCGTCGGTGCCGGCGGCGAGAACATGGTCGTCCTCGGTCGGACCCTCTCGAGCGCGATGGACACGCTGATGGAGACGGTGTTTTACGACCAACAGCGGAAAGACCGGCCACCGAGCGACCGAAACGGCCTCGACGAGCCGACTCGGGATCTCGAGGAGCGCGGCAGCTACGAGGGCCACGTCGCCGAGTCGAGCCTCTACACGCGGTTTCGGCAGGGCCGAGTCCCGACGGCGGTCGCCGGCGGCCTCGCCGCGACGGCGCTGTACGCGGGATACAGGGCGATACGCGGTCGGTGA
- a CDS encoding ATP-binding protein, with amino-acid sequence MSDAALDVVEFLLTTSVYSDDRTLDENDLPPSFRRVYWTGGVDDEDGSGDGDSSGSDRKPAGISRPLSVTTTTAREATGVDRPWEAVSDLMFTERDEFSGTITLAQQGMAEEWFAERVDEDRLLENPTLAKHFANHDDYEFDVTHEEARERNRPIQADRVWIDGLLNEYFDEEDDEEMLDLVEVRAPEEVDITLDDLVLTESQEAEIDKIAKAIEHRDYLADIGLREIGKLLFVGPPGTGKTSTAQALARDMDLPFVEVKLSMITSQYLGETAKNVDKTFEVAKRLSPCILFIDEFDFVAKTRRSDEHAALKRAVNTLLKSIDNVSLIEDDVLLIGATNHPDQLDDAAWRRFDEIINFPKPDSGMRADILDVITRTMDIEEFDPHLIAEVTQGLTGSDLRMVLREAVLEALTEDRTTLTQEDLLNAVEEFEERDTLKNMDMMEGDHDALVAGGDLGKASDGGHSHDHDHDHDHDH; translated from the coding sequence ATGAGTGATGCGGCGCTCGATGTCGTGGAGTTCTTGCTCACGACGAGCGTGTATTCGGATGACCGGACGTTAGACGAGAACGATCTCCCGCCGTCGTTCCGCCGGGTCTACTGGACTGGCGGCGTCGACGACGAGGACGGGAGCGGCGACGGGGACAGTAGCGGGAGCGATCGGAAACCCGCCGGAATCAGTCGCCCGCTGTCGGTCACGACGACCACCGCTCGCGAGGCGACCGGCGTCGATCGCCCGTGGGAGGCGGTCTCCGACCTGATGTTCACCGAGCGCGACGAGTTCTCCGGCACGATCACCCTCGCTCAACAGGGGATGGCCGAGGAGTGGTTCGCCGAGCGCGTCGACGAGGACCGACTGCTCGAGAACCCGACGCTGGCGAAACACTTCGCGAACCACGACGACTACGAGTTCGATGTGACTCACGAGGAGGCCCGCGAACGGAACCGGCCGATTCAGGCCGATCGAGTCTGGATCGACGGCCTCCTCAACGAGTACTTCGACGAGGAGGACGACGAGGAGATGCTCGACCTCGTGGAGGTTCGCGCCCCCGAGGAGGTCGACATTACGCTCGACGATCTCGTCCTCACCGAGAGCCAAGAGGCCGAGATCGACAAAATCGCGAAGGCGATCGAACACCGCGACTACCTCGCGGACATCGGGCTGCGCGAGATCGGCAAGCTGCTGTTCGTCGGCCCGCCCGGGACCGGCAAGACCTCGACCGCACAGGCGCTGGCCCGGGACATGGATCTCCCCTTCGTCGAGGTCAAGCTCTCGATGATCACGAGCCAGTATCTCGGCGAGACGGCGAAGAACGTCGACAAGACGTTCGAAGTCGCCAAACGACTCTCGCCGTGTATCCTCTTCATCGACGAGTTCGACTTCGTCGCCAAAACGCGGCGCAGCGACGAACACGCCGCGCTCAAGCGGGCGGTCAACACCCTGCTGAAGAGCATCGACAACGTCTCGCTCATCGAGGACGACGTCCTGCTCATCGGCGCGACCAACCACCCCGATCAGCTCGACGACGCCGCGTGGCGGCGCTTCGACGAGATCATCAACTTCCCCAAGCCCGACTCCGGCATGCGGGCCGACATCCTCGACGTCATCACTCGGACCATGGACATCGAGGAGTTCGACCCCCACCTCATCGCCGAGGTCACACAGGGCCTGACCGGCAGCGACCTCCGGATGGTGCTCCGGGAGGCCGTCCTCGAGGCGCTGACCGAGGACCGCACGACGCTGACCCAGGAGGACCTGCTCAACGCCGTCGAGGAGTTCGAGGAGCGCGACACGCTCAAGAACATGGACATGATGGAGGGCGACCACGACGCGCTCGTCGCCGGCGGGGACCTCGGCAAGGCCAGCGACGGCGGGCACTCACACGACCACGACCACGATCACGATCACGACCACTGA
- a CDS encoding universal stress protein, whose product MNVLLGLGGSDESVKTLRQTIERTREVGDELTVVVVDKPESKRSQDEMYQQALDQLEEAGITDVEIEKLDGDPGSALVNYAEQGEYDQLVIGGGTLSPMGKIQLGPITEFVLLNAPTTVKLVR is encoded by the coding sequence ATGAACGTGTTGCTGGGTCTCGGCGGCAGCGACGAGTCGGTGAAGACGCTCCGGCAGACCATCGAGCGGACGCGCGAGGTCGGTGACGAGCTGACGGTCGTCGTCGTCGATAAACCCGAATCGAAACGCTCACAGGACGAGATGTATCAGCAGGCGCTCGACCAACTCGAGGAAGCCGGCATCACCGACGTCGAGATCGAGAAACTCGACGGGGATCCCGGAAGCGCCCTCGTCAACTACGCCGAGCAGGGGGAGTACGACCAGCTGGTCATCGGCGGCGGGACCCTGAGCCCGATGGGGAAGATTCAGCTCGGCCCGATCACCGAGTTCGTCCTGTTGAACGCGCCGACGACGGTCAAACTGGTGCGATAA
- a CDS encoding GNAT family N-acetyltransferase, with amino-acid sequence MVGTRQYPDEPSGPFPSPPTTVEDREGRSIEVRAPETFTDETLDDVVEMYTEFDPTDRAQGIPPTGEERIRTWLETIGDDSVNVVARHDGDVVAHAMLVPDTDDPSAIEHKSDIEWELAIFVLQAYQRAGIGTILLKNLLGHASEVGIERVWLTVERWNNPAIALYERVGFESTGTESFEQEMAIRLESETDAESSDEG; translated from the coding sequence ATGGTCGGCACCCGTCAGTATCCCGACGAACCGTCCGGACCCTTCCCCTCGCCCCCGACGACAGTCGAGGACCGAGAGGGTCGGTCGATCGAAGTCCGAGCACCCGAGACGTTCACCGACGAGACGCTCGACGACGTCGTCGAGATGTACACCGAGTTCGACCCGACTGATCGAGCGCAGGGGATTCCGCCGACCGGCGAGGAGCGGATCCGCACTTGGCTCGAGACGATCGGGGACGACAGCGTCAACGTCGTCGCCCGCCACGACGGGGACGTGGTCGCCCACGCGATGCTCGTTCCCGACACCGACGATCCGTCCGCGATCGAACACAAGTCCGACATCGAGTGGGAGCTAGCGATCTTCGTCCTGCAGGCGTACCAACGGGCCGGGATCGGAACGATCCTGCTGAAGAACCTCCTGGGCCACGCGAGCGAGGTCGGCATCGAGCGAGTGTGGCTGACCGTCGAGCGCTGGAACAACCCGGCGATCGCCCTCTACGAACGGGTCGGATTCGAGTCGACCGGCACCGAGAGCTTCGAACAGGAGATGGCGATTCGCCTCGAGAGCGAGACGGACGCAGAGAGCAGCGACGAGGGCTGA
- a CDS encoding DHH family phosphoesterase, whose product MSNAQSLRDVLTPADELTIVCHNNPDPDCLASALALGRIAAAVGIDDRRILYSGDISHQQNRAFINLLDIDLTEFDPARVRNRSEGSLLAFVDHAIPGANNQVPEGTPIDVVIDHHPAEAIDARFVDHREAIGATATILTEYVAEFDIELDATLATALLFAIRRETLGFLRGATREEYAAAGSLHDAADLNLLRQLSSPSVTGATVDAIAQAIGNRTVRGSVLITHVGRTNERDALPQAADYLATLEGVETAIVYGIVDESIHLSARSTDTRVHIGNVLSEAFADVGSAGGHREMAGGEIQLGIFADSIGDDTQLVMIVEQIITARLVAGLNLQDDRNGQDSPSEDG is encoded by the coding sequence ATGAGTAACGCACAGTCGCTCCGGGACGTCCTGACACCGGCCGACGAACTCACGATCGTTTGCCACAACAATCCGGATCCGGACTGTCTCGCGAGCGCGCTCGCGCTCGGTCGGATCGCCGCGGCCGTCGGGATCGACGATCGGCGCATCCTCTATAGCGGGGACATTTCCCATCAGCAGAACCGGGCGTTCATCAACCTCCTCGACATCGACCTCACCGAGTTCGATCCGGCACGCGTTCGAAACCGGTCCGAGGGCTCGTTGCTCGCGTTCGTCGACCACGCGATCCCCGGCGCGAACAATCAGGTCCCCGAGGGGACCCCGATCGACGTCGTCATCGACCACCACCCAGCGGAGGCCATCGACGCTCGGTTCGTCGATCACCGGGAGGCGATCGGTGCCACGGCGACGATTCTCACCGAGTACGTCGCGGAGTTCGACATCGAACTCGATGCCACGCTGGCGACCGCACTCCTGTTCGCGATTCGTCGCGAAACGCTCGGATTTCTCCGGGGCGCGACGCGCGAGGAATACGCTGCGGCGGGGTCGCTCCACGACGCTGCGGATCTGAATCTCCTGCGACAGCTCTCGAGCCCCTCGGTGACCGGCGCGACCGTCGACGCCATCGCGCAGGCCATCGGGAACCGAACCGTCCGGGGATCGGTCCTCATCACGCACGTCGGTCGGACGAACGAACGCGATGCCCTTCCGCAAGCGGCGGACTATCTCGCCACGTTAGAGGGCGTCGAGACGGCTATCGTGTACGGGATCGTCGACGAGAGTATCCATCTAAGCGCGCGGTCGACGGATACGCGGGTTCATATCGGAAACGTCCTCAGCGAGGCGTTCGCGGACGTGGGGAGCGCCGGCGGGCACCGGGAGATGGCGGGCGGCGAAATCCAACTCGGAATCTTTGCCGATTCTATCGGTGACGACACGCAACTGGTCATGATCGTCGAACAGATTATCACCGCTCGACTCGTCGCGGGCCTCAACCTTCAGGACGACCGGAACGGTCAAGATAGTCCCTCAGAGGACGGCTGA